Genomic segment of Myxococcus stipitatus:
GGTGGTGAGTGTGTTCCGGCTGCGCCAGGGCGCGGACGGCGAGCACCTGCGCCGGCGAATCCAGGTGGAGGTCGTCCACCAGGCGGGGCACCTCCTGGGTCTGTCCTACTGCGAGGACCCCAGGTGCGTGATGTTCTTCGCGCAGTCGCCGCAGGACTGTGACCGCAAGCAGCTCTCGCTCTGCAACCAGTGCCGCAACGAGCTCATCAAGCTCAACCGGTGAGTGAGGCCGGCGGGCGGGCATCCCGCCCGAGCCTCCTTGAATGCTTCCGGATGCGTTGACGTCCGAGTCTCCGCGCCCTGTACTGCGGGCCATTTCAACTGGGCCGGGGACGTGGAGCTAGCACCTGTGAAGATGAGCACTCGGTGGTTTGTCGGTGGGATTCTGGCGGCGGGGCTCTTGAGCGGCTGCGAGCCGCTCGACGATGACGGCGGCGGCGGTGGCGCGGGCGGAGTCCTCTTCCGCCAGGGCTTCGCCTTCGTGCGCGAGGACGACCGCAACGTCTACGTGGTGGACAACCAGGGCGACCCGAACAGTCCGCAGCGGCTCACCTCGGTGGGCGGGGCCTACTGGCCCGCGCTGTCGCGCGATGGCCGCAGCATCGTCTTCGTCCAGCGCGGCGCCTCCGGCACCTCGCTGCTGACCGTTCCCTCCACGGGCGGCACCGTGGCCACGCTCTTCAGCGCGAACGACCCGGCGTGCCCGCGCGGCTGCTCCAACTTCCGCACGCCCGCGTTCAGCCCGGATGGCCGCAGCGTCGTCTTCGTCTACACCGCGGGCAACAACTCCCAGACGGCGCTGGGCCGGGTGAACACGGACGGCAGCGGCTTCCAGGAGCTCACGCCCAACAATGTCATCGCCTACGGCGCGCCGTCCTTCATGCCCAACGGCACCGCGGTGGTGGCGCCCGCGGGCACCAGCGCGCAGCAGTTCAACCAGGTGGCGTTCATCCCGCTGACGTCCGGGAGCATCGTCTACACGACGGGCCTGGGCGAGGTGTCCACCGTGGCCAACCGCATCGCGGTGTCGCCGGATGGCACCCAGGTGGTGCTGGACGGGCGCGGCTCGTCCGGAGGCGTGCGCACCTATGTCGCGCCGCTGTCGAACGGCCGCGTCGGCGTGGTGCGCCGCGTGACGAACCTCGGTGGCGTGAGCGCGCAGGAGACCTGGCCCATGTGGACGAGCGCCACCCAGGTGGGCTTCCTCTTCGTGGACGCGGGCGGAGGAGACCCGGGCATCTACCGGGCCACGGTGGGGGCCGCCCCGTCGAACTCCTTGACGCTCGCGGTGCCCAGCGCCGCCGAGCCCACCTACGGCCCGGTGCAGTAGTCCGCTCAAACCCCGCGTCGCCCCTGGCCAGCGAGCCTGCCCGGGGGCGATGCTGTCCTTGTTGTCGGAGGCCGCCATGTCCCTCTTCGATGCCGTGCTCGCCGCTGACCGTGCGTCCCTGGAGTCCCAGCTGGACTCGGGCGCGGACCCCAACCCGTTCGACGCGGAGGGGCAGACGCCGCTGATGGTGGCCGCGCGCGAGGGCCACGACGAGCTCCTGGGGCTGCTGCTGGACGCGGGCGCGGACCCGTCGCTCACGAACGCCATCGGTGAGTCCGCCATCATCCTGGCCGCCGCGCATGGCCACGAGGAATGCGTGCGCCTGCTGGCTGGCTCCGCGACGGATGAAGAGGCGGCCATGGTGCGCGCGCTGATGGACGCGAACGCGTCGGGCTCCCGGTCCACGCCTCCCGCGCCTCCGCCGGATGACCTCCGCCACAAGCTGGCGTCGGCGGCGGCCTACGTGGCGGGCAAGCTGGGCGATGACGGCCCCGCGAAGCGGCTGGAGCGACTGCTGCGCGCGAGCAAACCGCGCAAGCCCTGAGCGCGTCTGACGCCAGACAGTCGTGACGTTCACCACCTTCCAGGCATGAGGTGAATGGCACCACGCGCGAGCCTTCGCGCTTACCTTGAAGGGCTGTCAGCCGGTCGTCGGGCCGCGCGAGGTGGGGTGGGGCGCCGCGTCTTCAGGGGGAGACGGGCGCATGCTGGCCAGACGACAGGTCCCTTGTGGGGTTCCGCATGGAGACACTCGAGCCGAAGTTGGTCCAGGGGGTGACCATCCAAGGCCTCTTCGATATCGCGCTCAAGGAGCGTCTGTCGGAGGGCGCCTGGCGCGCGTTGTCGGCGGGAGGACTGGACCGCTCTCGTCCCGTCCGGCCGACGTATCCGGTGGCCACGTGGCTGCGCTGGCAGAACATCGTGCTGCGGGACTTGTGGCCGGACGCGCCGCTCGACGAGGCCTGG
This window contains:
- a CDS encoding ankyrin repeat domain-containing protein, with amino-acid sequence MSLFDAVLAADRASLESQLDSGADPNPFDAEGQTPLMVAAREGHDELLGLLLDAGADPSLTNAIGESAIILAAAHGHEECVRLLAGSATDEEAAMVRALMDANASGSRSTPPAPPPDDLRHKLASAAAYVAGKLGDDGPAKRLERLLRASKPRKP